From Ammospiza caudacuta isolate bAmmCau1 chromosome 23, bAmmCau1.pri, whole genome shotgun sequence, one genomic window encodes:
- the TBCEL gene encoding tubulin-specific chaperone cofactor E-like protein isoform X2, which produces MKLIQCGISLLYLVTYSLGPWVSKIVSNVPHLEFLNLSSNPLSLSVLERSCAGSFAGVRKLVLNNSKASWETVHTILQELPDLEELFLCLNDYETVSCSPVCCQSLKLLHITDNNLQDWTEIRKLGIMFPSLDTLILANNNLTTIEESEDSLARLFPNLRSINLHKSGLHCWEDIDKLNSFPKLEEVKLLGIPLLQSYTTEERRKLLIARLPSITKLNGSIVADGEREDSERFFIRYYMEFPEEEVPFRYHELVTKYGKLEPLAVVDLRPQSSAKVEVHFQDKVEEMSIRLDQTVAELKKHLKTVVQLSTSNMLLFYLDQEAPFGPEEMKYSSRALHSYGIRDGDKIYVEPRMK; this is translated from the exons ATGAAATTAATCCAGTGTGGCATTTCACTCCTGTACCTTGTGACTTACAGTCTTGGCCCCTGG GTCAGTAAAATTGTGTCCAACGTTCCCCACTTGGAGTTTCTAAACCTGAGTTCCAACCCTCTCAGTTTGTCCGTTCTAGAGAGAAGTTGCGCTGGGTCTTTCGCTGGCGTCCGCAAACTTGTGCTCAACAACAGCAAAGCTTCCTGGGAAACAGTGCACACCATCCTGCAGGAATTGCCTGA cttgGAGGAACTCTTCCTGTGCCTTAATGACTACGAAACAGTGTCTTGTTCTCCAGTTTGCTGTCAGTCTCTCAAGCTCCTCCACATAACTGACAACAATCTTCAAGACTGGACTGAAATTCGAAAGTTGGGAATTATGTTTCCATCCCTGGACACACTTATCCTGGCTAACAACAACCTCACCACCATTGAAGAGTCAGAAGATTCCCTGGCAAGGCTCTTCCCCAACCTAAGATCCATCAACTTGCACAAGTCAG GTCTGCATTGCTGGGAAGACATTGACAAGTTAAATTCTTTCCCGAAGCTCGAGGAGGTGAAATTGCTGGGAATTCCTCTGCTGCAGTCTTACACCACCGAGGAACGCAGGAAGCTGCTAATAGCCAG GTTGCCATCCATCACCAAGCTGAACGGCAGCATCGTGGCCGACGGCGAGCGCGAGGACTCGGAGCGATTCTTCATCCGCTACTACATGGAGTTCCCTGAGGAGGAGGTTCCCTTCAG GTATCACGAGCTGGTCACCAAGTACGGGAAGCTGGAGCCCTTGGCTGTGGTGGATCTGCGGCCTCAGAGCAGCGCCAAGGTGGAGGTTCACTTCCAGGACAAGGTGGAGGAGATGTCCATCCGCCTCGACCAGACTGTGGCAGAGCTGAAGAAGCACTTAAAAACTGTGGTGCAGCTGTCAACAAGCAACATGCTGCTCTTCTACTTGGACCAGGAAGCTCCTTTTGGTCCCGAGGAGATGAAATACAGCTCGCGGGCGCTGCATTCCTACGGCATCCGGGATGGGGATAAAATTTACGTGGAGCCCAGAATGAAATAG
- the TBCEL gene encoding tubulin-specific chaperone cofactor E-like protein isoform X1: protein MDQPSGRSFMQVLCEKYSPENFPYRRGPGMGVHVPATPQGSPMKDRLNLPSVLVLNSCGITCAGDENEIAAFCAHVFELDLSDNKLEDWHEVSKIVSNVPHLEFLNLSSNPLSLSVLERSCAGSFAGVRKLVLNNSKASWETVHTILQELPDLEELFLCLNDYETVSCSPVCCQSLKLLHITDNNLQDWTEIRKLGIMFPSLDTLILANNNLTTIEESEDSLARLFPNLRSINLHKSGLHCWEDIDKLNSFPKLEEVKLLGIPLLQSYTTEERRKLLIARLPSITKLNGSIVADGEREDSERFFIRYYMEFPEEEVPFRYHELVTKYGKLEPLAVVDLRPQSSAKVEVHFQDKVEEMSIRLDQTVAELKKHLKTVVQLSTSNMLLFYLDQEAPFGPEEMKYSSRALHSYGIRDGDKIYVEPRMK, encoded by the exons ATGGACCAGCCCAGTGGAAGGAGTTTCATGCAAGTTCTGTGTGAGAAATACAGCCCTGAGAACTTCCCCTACCGCCGGGGGCCTGGCATGGGGGTGCACGTCCCAGCCACCCCACAGGGCTCCCCTATGAAAG ACCGCCTGAACCTGCCCAGTGTGCTGGTGCTCAACAGCTGTGGCATCACCTGTGCCGGGGACGAGAACGAGATCGCCGCCTTCTGCGCCCACGTCTTCGAGCTCGACCTCTCTGACAACAAACTGGAAGACTGGCACGAG GTCAGTAAAATTGTGTCCAACGTTCCCCACTTGGAGTTTCTAAACCTGAGTTCCAACCCTCTCAGTTTGTCCGTTCTAGAGAGAAGTTGCGCTGGGTCTTTCGCTGGCGTCCGCAAACTTGTGCTCAACAACAGCAAAGCTTCCTGGGAAACAGTGCACACCATCCTGCAGGAATTGCCTGA cttgGAGGAACTCTTCCTGTGCCTTAATGACTACGAAACAGTGTCTTGTTCTCCAGTTTGCTGTCAGTCTCTCAAGCTCCTCCACATAACTGACAACAATCTTCAAGACTGGACTGAAATTCGAAAGTTGGGAATTATGTTTCCATCCCTGGACACACTTATCCTGGCTAACAACAACCTCACCACCATTGAAGAGTCAGAAGATTCCCTGGCAAGGCTCTTCCCCAACCTAAGATCCATCAACTTGCACAAGTCAG GTCTGCATTGCTGGGAAGACATTGACAAGTTAAATTCTTTCCCGAAGCTCGAGGAGGTGAAATTGCTGGGAATTCCTCTGCTGCAGTCTTACACCACCGAGGAACGCAGGAAGCTGCTAATAGCCAG GTTGCCATCCATCACCAAGCTGAACGGCAGCATCGTGGCCGACGGCGAGCGCGAGGACTCGGAGCGATTCTTCATCCGCTACTACATGGAGTTCCCTGAGGAGGAGGTTCCCTTCAG GTATCACGAGCTGGTCACCAAGTACGGGAAGCTGGAGCCCTTGGCTGTGGTGGATCTGCGGCCTCAGAGCAGCGCCAAGGTGGAGGTTCACTTCCAGGACAAGGTGGAGGAGATGTCCATCCGCCTCGACCAGACTGTGGCAGAGCTGAAGAAGCACTTAAAAACTGTGGTGCAGCTGTCAACAAGCAACATGCTGCTCTTCTACTTGGACCAGGAAGCTCCTTTTGGTCCCGAGGAGATGAAATACAGCTCGCGGGCGCTGCATTCCTACGGCATCCGGGATGGGGATAAAATTTACGTGGAGCCCAGAATGAAATAG